The following are encoded together in the Arcticibacterium luteifluviistationis genome:
- a CDS encoding M42 family metallopeptidase translates to MEKNIEFLYKYLNNASPTGFEYPGQQIWLDYIRPFIDETIIDNYGTAVGVINPGQDYSVAIEAHADEISWFVNYITPEGYIYVIRNGGSDHQIAPSMRVNLHTRKNGIVKGIFGWPAIHVRNGEKEEAPSLKNIFIDVGAATDVEVAEMGIHVGTVITFEDGLTELNDKFYTGRALDNRMGGYMIAEVARKLHENKIKLPFTLYVVNAVQEEIGLRGAEMISRQLKPDVAIVTDVTHDTQSPMYDKKKSGDVACGKGPTVCYGPAVQNNLLNFIIDTAEEKGIPIQRQATSRSTGTDTDAFAYSGEGVPSALMSLPLKYMHTTVETVAKDDVNSCIDLFYELLLKLEAGQDFKYIK, encoded by the coding sequence ATGGAGAAAAACATAGAATTTCTTTACAAATACCTAAATAATGCTTCACCAACGGGTTTTGAGTACCCAGGGCAGCAAATTTGGTTAGATTATATCAGGCCTTTCATTGACGAGACTATCATTGATAATTATGGTACGGCTGTAGGAGTTATAAACCCAGGTCAAGATTACAGCGTGGCTATAGAAGCACATGCTGATGAGATATCTTGGTTTGTAAATTACATCACGCCAGAAGGCTATATTTATGTGATAAGAAATGGTGGCTCTGACCATCAAATAGCCCCATCTATGCGTGTAAACCTTCATACGCGTAAAAACGGAATAGTTAAGGGTATTTTTGGCTGGCCTGCAATTCACGTTAGAAATGGCGAAAAAGAGGAAGCACCCTCTTTAAAGAATATTTTCATTGATGTGGGAGCTGCTACCGATGTAGAAGTAGCCGAAATGGGCATTCACGTGGGTACAGTTATTACGTTTGAAGATGGCTTAACTGAGTTAAACGACAAATTTTACACAGGAAGAGCTTTAGATAACAGAATGGGTGGCTATATGATTGCTGAAGTTGCTCGAAAACTGCATGAAAATAAAATCAAGCTTCCATTTACACTTTACGTTGTTAATGCAGTTCAAGAGGAAATTGGCCTAAGAGGTGCAGAAATGATTAGCCGTCAGCTTAAACCTGACGTGGCTATTGTTACAGATGTAACGCATGATACACAGTCGCCAATGTATGATAAAAAGAAATCTGGAGATGTAGCTTGCGGTAAAGGACCAACGGTTTGTTATGGTCCTGCGGTTCAAAACAATCTTTTAAACTTCATCATTGACACGGCTGAAGAAAAAGGTATTCCTATTCAGCGTCAGGCCACTAGTCGCTCTACAGGTACTGATACGGATGCTTTTGCTTATTCCGGCGAAGGTGTTCCGTCGGCGTTAATGTCACTTCCTTTAAAGTATATGCATACTACAGTAGAAACAGTAGCAAAGGATGATGTTAATTCTTGTATTGACTTGTTTTATGAATTACTACTGAA